The DNA sequence ATAAAAATGATTGTAAATTTCCATATGTGTTTCAAAATCAGAACCATGCAGCTCTGATAAATAGTCGAACGACAAAACTTCATTATGTTTTAAAAACTGGGCAATTTTATAATACGTTTCTTTTTTAGCAACAAGTGTTGGCACATGTTTTGCTAGTTTATTAATATAAGCATCTTCTAGTACTTCTTCACCCAGGTTATCAGAAATCACCTTTACATACTTATCTAGTTTGTCTTGGTTTGGTAACGGTCCTTCAGCTATAGGAGCTTCCGTTTTGGCTGAAGAAGCAGATGCAGCTTTGGCTCTAGCGGCTGCCGCGGCCTTGGCTTTGGCAACTGCGGCGGCTTTCGCTTTGGCTTTTTCATCATCAGTATCTCCAGCACCTGACGACTTTGCCTTTGCAGCAGCGGCTGCTTTTGCCTTCGCTGCTGCAGCTGCTTTGGCTTTGGCGGCTGCCGCGGCTTTCGCTTTTTCATCCGCTGGCTCGCTGCTTTCTTCTCGTGCTTCCGCTTGGGCTTTTTGCTTCGCTAGTGCAGCGGCTTTCGCCTTCGCGGCTGCGGCTGCTTTGGCTTTGGCGGCTGCCGCGGCTTTCGCTTTTTCATCCGCTGGCTCGCTGCTTTCTTCTCGTGCTTCCGCTTGGGCTTTTTGCTTCGCTAGTGCAGCGGCTTTCGCCTTCGCGGCTGCGGCTGCTTTGGCTTTGGCGGCTGCCGCGGCTTTGGCTTTTTCATCCGCTGGCTCGCTGCTTTCTTCTCGTACTTCTTTTGAAAGCGCTTCCTTATTTTCAGTCTCTTCTGTATTCTTTGACTTTTCTTTCATTTTGCGTAAAGCTTCTGCTTTGGCTTTTTCATCTGCGGTTGGTTTATCACTCATCGACTAGTCACCCGCTTCCCAGTCTTAGCTTCATAACGGATTTTTTCTTGTAATTTATTTATTCCATAAATTAAGGCAGCTGGATTAGGTGGACAGCCTGGAATGTATACGTCAACCGGAACGATTTGGTCAACACCTTTAACAACGGCATATGATTTCACATACGGTCCCCCAGCTGTGGCACAGGATCCCATGGCGATGACCCATTTCGGCTCTGGCATTTGGTCGTACAGACGCTTAAGGATCGGAGCCATTTTTTTCGTAACAGTCCCAGAAACGATCATACAGTCAGAATGTCTTGGTGACGTCCGAAAGATAACACCAAATCTGTCTTGGTCATAATGTGATGCACCGGTTCCCATCATTTCGATGGCACAACAGGCTAATCCAAAGGTTAAGGGCCAAATTGAATTACTTCTTGCCCAAGCTTTGACTTGTTCTAAAGTTGTAAAAAAGACGTTCTGTTCTAACTCTTCACGTTCTTCTTTTGTTATGCTGTCTAAGTTTAAATCCACGTCAACACCTTCTTCTTCCAGGCATAAATCAATCCAATAAATAGCATTATCATAAAGATAACCATCTCAATAAGTGCAAAAATTCCTAAATAATCATAGGCTACTGCCCACGGATATAAAAATACAGTTTCTACGTCAAATAAAACAAACAAAAGCGCAAACATATAATACCTTACATTAAACTGAACCCAGCTTCCACCAGTTGGTTCAACTCCACTTTCATAGGTTGTTTGCTTTTCTTTTGTTGGCTTATTTGGTCTTAAAAACCTTCCTGCTGTAAGCGCAACCAATGGTAATAAGATACCAAGGAGTACAAATACGGCAACGACCAAATAGTTATTCTGATACAGGTTATACAGTGGATCCATACTGCCTCACCCTCCATGCCTTTTCCATTAATATGTATGTAGCAATCGAATACATTATAGCAAATCCTATATATAGTGTCGACTGAAACCAAATTGCCACATTTCCGTTTAGAAAATTCTAAATATGCTTTACTTTTGTTATCGCTTGTTATCTAACCTTTTCAATGGTATATTCAGCCCATTGGAGGGTCATGCCATGGAAAAAATAGAAAATATAAAATTTGCAAGAAAAATTTTAGAAAAGCTTTGGGCACAAAATAAGTATGACGTCATGTCTAAAGGATATGAACAATATGTAACCCTACGCAACCAATACCGTGAACTACCTGAGCTTCTTATTTTTGACGGGCTCTATGATACATTTTCTACTATAATGAGTAAGCCCTATAAACGAACTGGAATGTTAACTACATTAGAACATGTTTGGGGATATTTTAAAAGAGAAGCGACCGAGGAAGAAAAGCAGTTGTTCTTTGAGAAGCTACATTTCTGTAAAGCTCTTCCTGATGAATTTAGAGAATTTCCTAAAGAGTTACTAGATATATTGCAATTGGTTGAGAGATTAAAAGACACTTATAAAAAACCATACATACAACAATCTACTTTACTTACACGTGGAAAGTGGAATGAAATCATGGTTAAGGGGAGGCGGTATTATTTTGTTGATGGCGAGTTATATGTTCAATAGTTTTTACTTACGGACACACGATTCGCTATTTTAACAAAAAAACAATATTATTGCGCGTAAAGGACACACAGTCCTTTATTTATATAAAAGTAGAGGGTTTCAGTCAAAAATCAAGCAAATAAGTGCATCTGTGTCCGTTAATCATGAAAAATAGCTTAAATCGGGAAAATAAGGGATCCTGTGTCCGATAGTGAAAATAAAACCACAAAAAAATACTTGTAGTCCTCATATGACGGCTACAAGTATTTTTTATTATTTCCCTGCCACTTCTAAACGAGTGATTGCTTTGCGTAAAGCTAATTGAGCGCGCTTGAAGTCAATTTCATCTTGCTTGGCTTCAGCCATACGACGCTCTGCTCGTTCTTTCGCTGCACGGGCACGGGCGACATCAATATCTGTTGGCAGTTCAGCAGTTTCTGCTAAGATGGTTACTTTGTCAGGGCGGACTTCAATAAATCCACCACTTACAGCAACTCGTTGGACTTTATTGTCCTTCTTAAGGCGAACTGCACCAACGGTTAGAGGAGCTACCAACGGGATGTGACCAGGTAAAATACCTAGCTCACCACTTTGGGCGCGTACGCTTACCATTTCAACATCTCCGTCAAATACCGTGCCATCAGGAGTGACAACATTCGCTTGCATTGTCTTCATCGAATACCCTCCTTAACAGCAATACGGTTATGATTGATAGAAGAGTCGGCTTGAAGCGACTCCTATCTCCCATTATTGCATTTGTTTTGCTTTTTCAACAACTTCTTCAATACGACCTACAAGACGGAATGCATCTTCAGGAAGAGAATCATATTTACCTTCAAGGATTTCCTTGAATCCAGCGATTGTTTCTTTTACTGGTACATACGATCCTGGTTGTCCTGTGAACTGCTCAGCCACGTGGAAGTTTTGAGATAAGAAGAATTGGATACGACGAGCACGACCAACGATAAGCTTGTCTTCTTCAGATAACTCATCCATACCAAGGATTGCGATGATATCTTGTAATTCTTTATATTTTTGTAATGTTTGCTGAACTTGACGTGCTACTGAGTAGTGCTCTTCTCCAACGATTTCTGGAGAAAGTGCTCTTGACGTTGACGCTAATGGGTCAACGGCTGGGTAGATACCCATCTCAGAAAGCTTACGCTCAAGGTTTGTTGTTGCATCTAAGTGAGCAAATGTTGTTGCTGGAGCCGGATCTGTATAGTCATCGGCAGGTACATAAATCGCTTGGATTGATGTAACAGAACCAACATTTGTTGATGTAATACGCTCTTGAAGCTGACCCATTTCAGTAGCTAGTGTTGGTTGGTAACCAACGGCAGATGGCATACGACCTAATAGGGCAGAAACCTCTGAACCAGCTTGTGTGAAACGGAAGATGTTATCAACGAAAAGAAGTACGTCTGCACCTTTTTCATCACGGAAATGCTCAGCCATTGTTAAACCCGTTAATGCAACACGCATACGTGCTCCAGGTGGCTCATTCATTTGTCCGAATACCATTGCCGTTTTGTTAATAACTCCAGAGTCTTTCATTTCATAGTAAAGGTCATTTCCTTCACGTGTACGTTCACCAACACCTGCGAATACCGAGATACCGCCGTGCTCTTGAGCGATGTTATTGATTAACTCCTGGATTAATACGGTTTTACCAACTCCCGCACCACCAAATAGTCCGATTTTTCCACCTTTAATGTAAGGAGCAAGTAAATCAACGACTTTAATTCCTGTTTCAAGAATTTCAGTTTTTGTTGATAACTCTTCAAATTTAGGTGCTTGACGGTGAATAGGGTCTTTTTTAACATCAGCAGCCATAGGCTCATCCAAGTCAATTGCTTCCCCTAATACGTTAAACACACGACCTAATGTTGCATCTCCAACAGGAACCGAGATTGGAGCTCCTGTATCTAATGCTTCTGTACCACGAACAAGTCCATCAGTAGAACCCATCGCTACGGTACGAACTGTATCATCACCAAGATGTAGAGCAACTTCTAACGTTACGTTTACATCTACCGCATTTTTCGTTGAACCTACTTGCTCAACTTTTAGTGCGTTATAGATCTCTGGCATTTGTCCATCATCAAACTTTACGTCTACGACTGGACCCATTACCTGAGTAATGCGACCTTTATTCATCAGTTTCCCTCCTATACTT is a window from the Bacillus alkalicellulosilyticus genome containing:
- a CDS encoding NADH-quinone oxidoreductase subunit C — translated: MSDKPTADEKAKAEALRKMKEKSKNTEETENKEALSKEVREESSEPADEKAKAAAAAKAKAAAAAKAKAAALAKQKAQAEAREESSEPADEKAKAAAAAKAKAAAAAKAKAAALAKQKAQAEAREESSEPADEKAKAAAAAKAKAAAAAKAKAAAAAKAKSSGAGDTDDEKAKAKAAAVAKAKAAAAARAKAASASSAKTEAPIAEGPLPNQDKLDKYVKVISDNLGEEVLEDAYINKLAKHVPTLVAKKETYYKIAQFLKHNEVLSFDYLSELHGSDFETHMEIYNHFYSFKTKENIALKVKIDRDQPEIDSLATVWEGANWPEREAYDLLGIQFSGHPNLTRIMLPDDWVGYPLRKDYEPHDEEV
- a CDS encoding NuoB/complex I 20 kDa subunit family protein, with the translated sequence MDLNLDSITKEEREELEQNVFFTTLEQVKAWARSNSIWPLTFGLACCAIEMMGTGASHYDQDRFGVIFRTSPRHSDCMIVSGTVTKKMAPILKRLYDQMPEPKWVIAMGSCATAGGPYVKSYAVVKGVDQIVPVDVYIPGCPPNPAALIYGINKLQEKIRYEAKTGKRVTSR
- a CDS encoding NADH-quinone oxidoreductase subunit A; translation: MDPLYNLYQNNYLVVAVFVLLGILLPLVALTAGRFLRPNKPTKEKQTTYESGVEPTGGSWVQFNVRYYMFALLFVLFDVETVFLYPWAVAYDYLGIFALIEMVIFMIMLFIGLIYAWKKKVLTWI
- a CDS encoding DUF1722 domain-containing protein codes for the protein MEKIENIKFARKILEKLWAQNKYDVMSKGYEQYVTLRNQYRELPELLIFDGLYDTFSTIMSKPYKRTGMLTTLEHVWGYFKREATEEEKQLFFEKLHFCKALPDEFREFPKELLDILQLVERLKDTYKKPYIQQSTLLTRGKWNEIMVKGRRYYFVDGELYVQ
- a CDS encoding F0F1 ATP synthase subunit epsilon; the encoded protein is MKTMQANVVTPDGTVFDGDVEMVSVRAQSGELGILPGHIPLVAPLTVGAVRLKKDNKVQRVAVSGGFIEVRPDKVTILAETAELPTDIDVARARAAKERAERRMAEAKQDEIDFKRAQLALRKAITRLEVAGK
- the atpD gene encoding F0F1 ATP synthase subunit beta; protein product: MNKGRITQVMGPVVDVKFDDGQMPEIYNALKVEQVGSTKNAVDVNVTLEVALHLGDDTVRTVAMGSTDGLVRGTEALDTGAPISVPVGDATLGRVFNVLGEAIDLDEPMAADVKKDPIHRQAPKFEELSTKTEILETGIKVVDLLAPYIKGGKIGLFGGAGVGKTVLIQELINNIAQEHGGISVFAGVGERTREGNDLYYEMKDSGVINKTAMVFGQMNEPPGARMRVALTGLTMAEHFRDEKGADVLLFVDNIFRFTQAGSEVSALLGRMPSAVGYQPTLATEMGQLQERITSTNVGSVTSIQAIYVPADDYTDPAPATTFAHLDATTNLERKLSEMGIYPAVDPLASTSRALSPEIVGEEHYSVARQVQQTLQKYKELQDIIAILGMDELSEEDKLIVGRARRIQFFLSQNFHVAEQFTGQPGSYVPVKETIAGFKEILEGKYDSLPEDAFRLVGRIEEVVEKAKQMQ